In Paenibacillus dendritiformis, the DNA window CGGTCTCGACGAGGCCGATCCCGAGGCGTATCTGATCGGGGAGATATGGGATGCCGCCAGCGTTGTCGGGCCGTATCTGGATCACGCGCTCGATTCGGGCTTCAACTTCGATCTGGCGAAGATGCTGGTCAACGCCGCCAAGCTGGAGCGCGCCTCCACGATTCCGTCCGTGCTAAGCAAGACGTATTCCTTCTATAGCAAGCAATCGGACGGCGTTTTCGTCGATGCCCCGTTCCTGACCAATCACGATCAGAACCGGGTCATGAGCGAGCTGGACGGCCATGCGGAGCGGGCGAAGATGGAGGCCTCGCTCTTGTTGACGATGCCAGGGAATCCGTTCATCTACTATGGAGAAGAGATCGGGATGCGCGGGGTGAAGCCGGATGAGCAGATTCGCGAGCCGCTGCTATGGTCCTCCGACAGCAAGGCGCAGGGACAGACCCGCTGGCAGCCGTCGAAGCATGCGAACGGCGTCGTGCCAGTCGAGGAGCAGCGGAAGGATCCATCCTCGCTGCTGCGGCATTACCAGACGATGATCGCGTGGCGCAACGAGGAGCCGCTGCTGGCCGATGGCGCGATCCTGCCGTATGCGGGCGTGCCGAATGAAGTGCTGGCCTTCATTCGCCTCAATGAGGATGATCAAGTGCTCGTCCTTCATAACTTGTCCGCCCGCGAGCAGACCGTCGACCTCGGTGCCCGCCCGGATCTGCCGTTCCGGGAGATCGTCCGCTCGACGAAGGAGGAGGCAGCGCTGCGCGGCGGCGTCTTGACGCTGCCCCCGTACAGCTCCGTATTGTTGAAATAAAGCGGACATTTTGAAGAACCCCGATATTATTAAAGAAGGGAATGGAAGGATTGTGGATGCAAGACGAAGGAGGAAGCTGTTATGTCCGTAACGATCATCGATGTCGCCAAGCGAGCGGGAGTCTCTCCTTCGACGGTATCGCGAGTCTTATCCAACCACCCTCGGATCAGTGCCAAGACCGCGCAGCGGGTCCGCGAAGTGATGGCCGATCTCGGCTATCATCCGAACGTGATGGCGAAGAGCCTGGTCTCCAAAGTAAGCAATACGATTGCCGTGCTGCTTCACCGCCCGGCGGAGGAATTATTTCTGAACCTGTTCTTCTCCGAAGTGATGCGCGGCTTGGTCACGCAAGCGAGCCGCGCGGGCTTCGATCTGCTGATGACGACGGGCTCGACGGAGCAGGAGGAGCTTGAGGCTGTCACCCGGCTGGTCAAGGGCAAGCGGGTTGACGGGGTCATCCTGCTCTATTCCCGGCGCAACGACCCGATCGTAGCGTTCCTGAAGGAGCAGCAATTTCCGTTCGTGCTTATTGGCCGCAGCGAGGAGCATCCGGATATTTTATCCGTCAATAATGATAATCGGCAGGCCGCCTATGACGCGACCTGCCATCTAATCGATCAGGGGCACCGCCGCATCGGCTTCGTAAGCGGTCCTTCGAATCTCACGATCTCGAAGGATCGAATGGAGGGATATCAGTCCGCGCTCAGGGAGGCGGGCATTGAAGGCCGGCCGGAATGGATTGTGGAAGGCGAGTTCCTGCAGGAGAGCGGCTACCGGGCCATGTCGTTCTTCATGAGCCTGCCGGAGCGCCCGACCGCGCTGGTCGCTATCGACGATGCGGTCGCTTTCGGCGTGCTGCGGGGCTTGGTCGAGCTCGGCTACCGGGTGCCTCATGATCTGAGCCTCGTCAGCTTCAACAACGTTCCGCTGTCTGAGCTGGCGACGCCGCCGATTAGCTCGGTCGATATTGGCATCTATCAACTGGGCTATACCGCATCCCAGACCTTGATCCGGTCGATCAAAGGCGAGCCGATGCAGAATCGGCTCATCATCCCTCATCGGCTGATTGTGCGCGAATCCTCTTTGCGAATGATCAAGGAATGAGATCCGTTGAAAAGACCCGAGCTCGGCTTGGCGATGACCAAATGAAA includes these proteins:
- a CDS encoding LacI family DNA-binding transcriptional regulator, translated to MSVTIIDVAKRAGVSPSTVSRVLSNHPRISAKTAQRVREVMADLGYHPNVMAKSLVSKVSNTIAVLLHRPAEELFLNLFFSEVMRGLVTQASRAGFDLLMTTGSTEQEELEAVTRLVKGKRVDGVILLYSRRNDPIVAFLKEQQFPFVLIGRSEEHPDILSVNNDNRQAAYDATCHLIDQGHRRIGFVSGPSNLTISKDRMEGYQSALREAGIEGRPEWIVEGEFLQESGYRAMSFFMSLPERPTALVAIDDAVAFGVLRGLVELGYRVPHDLSLVSFNNVPLSELATPPISSVDIGIYQLGYTASQTLIRSIKGEPMQNRLIIPHRLIVRESSLRMIKE